The Girardinichthys multiradiatus isolate DD_20200921_A chromosome 6, DD_fGirMul_XY1, whole genome shotgun sequence genome window below encodes:
- the LOC124870105 gene encoding ATP-dependent zinc metalloprotease YME1L1-like isoform X2 yields MMFSLSMSVQPQVTLPLSHLINILHPLKSSVGSSSSATCKSRKHKEHVPDSDLQCTEYALSMWNLWELGLSDLGKQQLDELVNHVLPRLNPQEVSPSAWRTSHLSSHSFFHNKHGFSMGPGPLMTPVFSNKHLSPLQTVCTELKHWPVMFQSRGFKTLRSKTRRVQSAFERPVDSETITPSFIKGFLTRDKGMDAESLNGLLKNKNIPDGQQEAFKRGFAEGFLKAQALTQRTQDSLRRTRLILLVLLLVGLYGISKTPFISGLDSAVDPVQMKNVTFEHVKGVEEAKNELQEVVEFLKNPQKFTVLGGKLPKGVLLVGPPGTGKTLLARAVAGEADVPFYYASGSEFDEMFVGVGASRIRNLFREAKANAPCVIFIDELDSVGGKRIESPMHPYSRQTINQLLAEMDGFKPNEGVIIIGATNFPEALDNALIRPGRFDMQVTVPKPDVKGRTEILNWYLKKIKVDPAIEANVIARGTVGFSGADLENLVNQAALKAAVDGKDMVTMKELEFAKDKILMGPERRSAEIDNKNKLITAFHESGHAIVAYYTKDAMPINKATIMPRGPSLGHVSMLPENDRWSETRSQLLAQMDVSMGGRVAEEIIFGHENITTGASSDFDSATKIAKMMVTRYGMCEKLGVMTYSDLTRQSPETQAAVEHEVRVLLKDSYERAKALLKSHAKEHKNLADALLMYETLDAKEIQLVVEGKTLETR; encoded by the exons TATGCGCTGTCGATGTGGAACCTGTGGGAGCTCGGTCTTTCTGACCTTGGAAAACAGCAGCTGGATGAGCTAGTGAACCATGTGTTGCCACGCTTGAACCCACAGGAAGTGTCCCCGTCAGCATGGAGGACCTCGCATCTTTCCTCTCACTCCTTCTTCCACAATAAGCACG GCTTTTCGATGGGCCCTGGGCCCCTGATGACTCCTGTTTTCTCAAACAAGCACCTGTCACCTCTTCAGACAGTCTGCACAGAGCTAAAACACTGGCCAG TGATGTTTCAGAGCCGAGGCTTTAAAACGTTAAGGAGCAAAACCAGACGAGTGCAGTCGGCCTTCGAACGGCCCGTGGACTCGGAGACTATCACACCATCTTTTATAAAG ggcTTCCTTACACGCGATAAGGGGATGGACGCTGAAAGCCTCAACGGTCTGCTGAAGAACAAGAACATACCTGATGGACAGCAGGAGGCTTTCAAGAGGGGCTTCGccgagggtttcctcaaagctCAAGCCCTGACACAGCGCACTCAAG ACTCTCTGAGGAGAACCCGTCTAATCCTGCTGGTGCTGCTTCTGGTCGGGCTCTATGGCATCTCTAAGACTCCTTTCATATCAG GCCTGGACTCCGCTGTGGACCCAGTGCAGATGAAAAATGTGACCTTTGAGCATGTGAAAGGGGTCGAAGAAGCAAAAAATGAGCTCCAGGAGGTGGTGGAGTTCCTGAAGAACCCACAAAAGTTCACAGTCCTCGGAGGAAAGCTGCCAAAGG GTGTTCTGCTTGTTGGTCCTCCAGGGACTGGAAAGACTCTGCTGGCCAGAGCAGTGGCCGGAGAGGCTGATGTGCCGTTTTACTATGCCTCTGGTTCAGAGTTCGATGAGATGTTTGTTGGTGTTGGAGCAAGTCGCATCAGGAACCTGTTCA GGGAGGCAAAAGCTAATGCTCCATGCGTGATCTTCATTGATGAACTGGACAGTGTGGGGGGAAAAAGGATTGAGTCTCCTATGCACCCTTACTCCAGACAGACCATCAACCAGCTGCTTGCTGAGATGGACGg GTTTAAACCAAATGAGGGGGTGATCATCATTGGAGCAACGAACTTCCCAGAGGCTCTGGATAA TGCGCTGATCCGCCCAGGGCGTTTTGACATGCAGGTGACTGTACCAAAACCCGATGTGAAGGGACGGACAGAGATTCTCAACTGGTACCTGAAGAAGATTAAAGTAGATCCAG CCATTGAGGCCAATGTTATTGCCAGAGGGACAGTTGGATTCTCTGGCGCCGATCTGGAAAATCTGGTCAACCAGGCCGCCCTGAAGGCAGCAGTTGATGGCAAAGACATGGTCACTATGAAGGAGCTGGAGTTTGCTAAAGACAAAATTCTGATGG GCCCCGAGAGACGGAGTGCAGAAATAGACAACAAGAACAAGCTTATCACGGCTTTTCATGAATCTGGTCACGCCATCGTCGCGTATTACACCAAAGATGCCATGCCGATCAACAAGGCTACAATCATGCCCAGAGGCCCAAGTCTTGGACAT GTGTCCATGCTTCCAGAGAACGACAGGTGGAGCGAGACTCGTTCTCAGCTTCTGGCTCAGATGGATGTCAGTATGGGCGGTCGTGTAGCAGAGGAGATCATATTTGGCCATGAGAACATCACAACAG gagCATCAAGTGACTTTGACAGTGCTACCAAGATTGCGAAGATGATGGTGACCAGATATGGGATGTGTGAGAAG TTAGGTGTGATGACCTACTCTGACCTGACGAGACAAAGTCCAGAGACACAAGCCGCTGTGGAGCATGAAGTCAGGGTTCTTCTGAAG GACTCCTATGAGCGTGCCAAAGCCCTGTTAAAGTCCCACGCCAAGGAGCACAAGAACCTGGCAGATGCTCTGCTCATGTATGAGACACTGGACGCCAAAGAGATTCAGCTGGTGGTGGAGGGCAAAACCCTGGAGACCAGATAA
- the LOC124870105 gene encoding ATP-dependent zinc metalloprotease YME1L1-like isoform X3: MWNLWELGLSDLGKQQLDELVNHVLPRLNPQEVSPSAWRTSHLSSHSFFHNKHGFSMGPGPLMTPVFSNKHLSPLQTVCTELKHWPVMFQSRGFKTLRSKTRRVQSAFERPVDSETITPSFIKGFLTRDKGMDAESLNGLLKNKNIPDGQQEAFKRGFAEGFLKAQALTQRTQDSLRRTRLILLVLLLVGLYGISKTPFISVRFRTTTGLDSAVDPVQMKNVTFEHVKGVEEAKNELQEVVEFLKNPQKFTVLGGKLPKGVLLVGPPGTGKTLLARAVAGEADVPFYYASGSEFDEMFVGVGASRIRNLFREAKANAPCVIFIDELDSVGGKRIESPMHPYSRQTINQLLAEMDGFKPNEGVIIIGATNFPEALDNALIRPGRFDMQVTVPKPDVKGRTEILNWYLKKIKVDPAIEANVIARGTVGFSGADLENLVNQAALKAAVDGKDMVTMKELEFAKDKILMGPERRSAEIDNKNKLITAFHESGHAIVAYYTKDAMPINKATIMPRGPSLGHVSMLPENDRWSETRSQLLAQMDVSMGGRVAEEIIFGHENITTGASSDFDSATKIAKMMVTRYGMCEKLGVMTYSDLTRQSPETQAAVEHEVRVLLKDSYERAKALLKSHAKEHKNLADALLMYETLDAKEIQLVVEGKTLETR; this comes from the exons ATGTGGAACCTGTGGGAGCTCGGTCTTTCTGACCTTGGAAAACAGCAGCTGGATGAGCTAGTGAACCATGTGTTGCCACGCTTGAACCCACAGGAAGTGTCCCCGTCAGCATGGAGGACCTCGCATCTTTCCTCTCACTCCTTCTTCCACAATAAGCACG GCTTTTCGATGGGCCCTGGGCCCCTGATGACTCCTGTTTTCTCAAACAAGCACCTGTCACCTCTTCAGACAGTCTGCACAGAGCTAAAACACTGGCCAG TGATGTTTCAGAGCCGAGGCTTTAAAACGTTAAGGAGCAAAACCAGACGAGTGCAGTCGGCCTTCGAACGGCCCGTGGACTCGGAGACTATCACACCATCTTTTATAAAG ggcTTCCTTACACGCGATAAGGGGATGGACGCTGAAAGCCTCAACGGTCTGCTGAAGAACAAGAACATACCTGATGGACAGCAGGAGGCTTTCAAGAGGGGCTTCGccgagggtttcctcaaagctCAAGCCCTGACACAGCGCACTCAAG ACTCTCTGAGGAGAACCCGTCTAATCCTGCTGGTGCTGCTTCTGGTCGGGCTCTATGGCATCTCTAAGACTCCTTTCATATCAG TACGCTTCCGAACAACAACAGGCCTGGACTCCGCTGTGGACCCAGTGCAGATGAAAAATGTGACCTTTGAGCATGTGAAAGGGGTCGAAGAAGCAAAAAATGAGCTCCAGGAGGTGGTGGAGTTCCTGAAGAACCCACAAAAGTTCACAGTCCTCGGAGGAAAGCTGCCAAAGG GTGTTCTGCTTGTTGGTCCTCCAGGGACTGGAAAGACTCTGCTGGCCAGAGCAGTGGCCGGAGAGGCTGATGTGCCGTTTTACTATGCCTCTGGTTCAGAGTTCGATGAGATGTTTGTTGGTGTTGGAGCAAGTCGCATCAGGAACCTGTTCA GGGAGGCAAAAGCTAATGCTCCATGCGTGATCTTCATTGATGAACTGGACAGTGTGGGGGGAAAAAGGATTGAGTCTCCTATGCACCCTTACTCCAGACAGACCATCAACCAGCTGCTTGCTGAGATGGACGg GTTTAAACCAAATGAGGGGGTGATCATCATTGGAGCAACGAACTTCCCAGAGGCTCTGGATAA TGCGCTGATCCGCCCAGGGCGTTTTGACATGCAGGTGACTGTACCAAAACCCGATGTGAAGGGACGGACAGAGATTCTCAACTGGTACCTGAAGAAGATTAAAGTAGATCCAG CCATTGAGGCCAATGTTATTGCCAGAGGGACAGTTGGATTCTCTGGCGCCGATCTGGAAAATCTGGTCAACCAGGCCGCCCTGAAGGCAGCAGTTGATGGCAAAGACATGGTCACTATGAAGGAGCTGGAGTTTGCTAAAGACAAAATTCTGATGG GCCCCGAGAGACGGAGTGCAGAAATAGACAACAAGAACAAGCTTATCACGGCTTTTCATGAATCTGGTCACGCCATCGTCGCGTATTACACCAAAGATGCCATGCCGATCAACAAGGCTACAATCATGCCCAGAGGCCCAAGTCTTGGACAT GTGTCCATGCTTCCAGAGAACGACAGGTGGAGCGAGACTCGTTCTCAGCTTCTGGCTCAGATGGATGTCAGTATGGGCGGTCGTGTAGCAGAGGAGATCATATTTGGCCATGAGAACATCACAACAG gagCATCAAGTGACTTTGACAGTGCTACCAAGATTGCGAAGATGATGGTGACCAGATATGGGATGTGTGAGAAG TTAGGTGTGATGACCTACTCTGACCTGACGAGACAAAGTCCAGAGACACAAGCCGCTGTGGAGCATGAAGTCAGGGTTCTTCTGAAG GACTCCTATGAGCGTGCCAAAGCCCTGTTAAAGTCCCACGCCAAGGAGCACAAGAACCTGGCAGATGCTCTGCTCATGTATGAGACACTGGACGCCAAAGAGATTCAGCTGGTGGTGGAGGGCAAAACCCTGGAGACCAGATAA
- the LOC124870105 gene encoding ATP-dependent zinc metalloprotease YME1L1-like isoform X1: MMFSLSMSVQPQVTLPLSHLINILHPLKSSVGSSSSATCKSRKHKEHVPDSDLQCTEYALSMWNLWELGLSDLGKQQLDELVNHVLPRLNPQEVSPSAWRTSHLSSHSFFHNKHGFSMGPGPLMTPVFSNKHLSPLQTVCTELKHWPVMFQSRGFKTLRSKTRRVQSAFERPVDSETITPSFIKGFLTRDKGMDAESLNGLLKNKNIPDGQQEAFKRGFAEGFLKAQALTQRTQDSLRRTRLILLVLLLVGLYGISKTPFISVRFRTTTGLDSAVDPVQMKNVTFEHVKGVEEAKNELQEVVEFLKNPQKFTVLGGKLPKGVLLVGPPGTGKTLLARAVAGEADVPFYYASGSEFDEMFVGVGASRIRNLFREAKANAPCVIFIDELDSVGGKRIESPMHPYSRQTINQLLAEMDGFKPNEGVIIIGATNFPEALDNALIRPGRFDMQVTVPKPDVKGRTEILNWYLKKIKVDPAIEANVIARGTVGFSGADLENLVNQAALKAAVDGKDMVTMKELEFAKDKILMGPERRSAEIDNKNKLITAFHESGHAIVAYYTKDAMPINKATIMPRGPSLGHVSMLPENDRWSETRSQLLAQMDVSMGGRVAEEIIFGHENITTGASSDFDSATKIAKMMVTRYGMCEKLGVMTYSDLTRQSPETQAAVEHEVRVLLKDSYERAKALLKSHAKEHKNLADALLMYETLDAKEIQLVVEGKTLETR; the protein is encoded by the exons TATGCGCTGTCGATGTGGAACCTGTGGGAGCTCGGTCTTTCTGACCTTGGAAAACAGCAGCTGGATGAGCTAGTGAACCATGTGTTGCCACGCTTGAACCCACAGGAAGTGTCCCCGTCAGCATGGAGGACCTCGCATCTTTCCTCTCACTCCTTCTTCCACAATAAGCACG GCTTTTCGATGGGCCCTGGGCCCCTGATGACTCCTGTTTTCTCAAACAAGCACCTGTCACCTCTTCAGACAGTCTGCACAGAGCTAAAACACTGGCCAG TGATGTTTCAGAGCCGAGGCTTTAAAACGTTAAGGAGCAAAACCAGACGAGTGCAGTCGGCCTTCGAACGGCCCGTGGACTCGGAGACTATCACACCATCTTTTATAAAG ggcTTCCTTACACGCGATAAGGGGATGGACGCTGAAAGCCTCAACGGTCTGCTGAAGAACAAGAACATACCTGATGGACAGCAGGAGGCTTTCAAGAGGGGCTTCGccgagggtttcctcaaagctCAAGCCCTGACACAGCGCACTCAAG ACTCTCTGAGGAGAACCCGTCTAATCCTGCTGGTGCTGCTTCTGGTCGGGCTCTATGGCATCTCTAAGACTCCTTTCATATCAG TACGCTTCCGAACAACAACAGGCCTGGACTCCGCTGTGGACCCAGTGCAGATGAAAAATGTGACCTTTGAGCATGTGAAAGGGGTCGAAGAAGCAAAAAATGAGCTCCAGGAGGTGGTGGAGTTCCTGAAGAACCCACAAAAGTTCACAGTCCTCGGAGGAAAGCTGCCAAAGG GTGTTCTGCTTGTTGGTCCTCCAGGGACTGGAAAGACTCTGCTGGCCAGAGCAGTGGCCGGAGAGGCTGATGTGCCGTTTTACTATGCCTCTGGTTCAGAGTTCGATGAGATGTTTGTTGGTGTTGGAGCAAGTCGCATCAGGAACCTGTTCA GGGAGGCAAAAGCTAATGCTCCATGCGTGATCTTCATTGATGAACTGGACAGTGTGGGGGGAAAAAGGATTGAGTCTCCTATGCACCCTTACTCCAGACAGACCATCAACCAGCTGCTTGCTGAGATGGACGg GTTTAAACCAAATGAGGGGGTGATCATCATTGGAGCAACGAACTTCCCAGAGGCTCTGGATAA TGCGCTGATCCGCCCAGGGCGTTTTGACATGCAGGTGACTGTACCAAAACCCGATGTGAAGGGACGGACAGAGATTCTCAACTGGTACCTGAAGAAGATTAAAGTAGATCCAG CCATTGAGGCCAATGTTATTGCCAGAGGGACAGTTGGATTCTCTGGCGCCGATCTGGAAAATCTGGTCAACCAGGCCGCCCTGAAGGCAGCAGTTGATGGCAAAGACATGGTCACTATGAAGGAGCTGGAGTTTGCTAAAGACAAAATTCTGATGG GCCCCGAGAGACGGAGTGCAGAAATAGACAACAAGAACAAGCTTATCACGGCTTTTCATGAATCTGGTCACGCCATCGTCGCGTATTACACCAAAGATGCCATGCCGATCAACAAGGCTACAATCATGCCCAGAGGCCCAAGTCTTGGACAT GTGTCCATGCTTCCAGAGAACGACAGGTGGAGCGAGACTCGTTCTCAGCTTCTGGCTCAGATGGATGTCAGTATGGGCGGTCGTGTAGCAGAGGAGATCATATTTGGCCATGAGAACATCACAACAG gagCATCAAGTGACTTTGACAGTGCTACCAAGATTGCGAAGATGATGGTGACCAGATATGGGATGTGTGAGAAG TTAGGTGTGATGACCTACTCTGACCTGACGAGACAAAGTCCAGAGACACAAGCCGCTGTGGAGCATGAAGTCAGGGTTCTTCTGAAG GACTCCTATGAGCGTGCCAAAGCCCTGTTAAAGTCCCACGCCAAGGAGCACAAGAACCTGGCAGATGCTCTGCTCATGTATGAGACACTGGACGCCAAAGAGATTCAGCTGGTGGTGGAGGGCAAAACCCTGGAGACCAGATAA